DNA sequence from the Bradyrhizobium sp. CIAT3101 genome:
ATGCTGGGCAGTCCGCTGCTGCGCTCGCTGTGCGATGGCCCCTTACTGGTGCTGTGCATCTAGCCATGATGTCCTCTCACCGTCCGCCGCGAGTCGACAAGGCGTAGCCCATGCCCGGAGCGGTAGTCGGAGGAAGTGGTTCGCCCTGGGTAAGGTGCGCTCCTCTCCGGTCCGTCCGCCACGGGCGGCCGACTCGCTCGTATTGTCCTGATCGTTGGGCTTCTTCACCCGGTGTAAATGTCTTGGCCATGCGCCTCTCCTAACGAGAGCCGGGATTGACCGCGGGCAACGACCAGAAGAACATCAGGTCGCCTTACCAGGCCTATCCCATGACGGCTCTCGACCACATGGGGTGGGTTTGAAGCCGTCAGGTCCGATCCACCTGGCGGCTTCGACGTTCAGGTGCACATTTTGTGAGAAGCTCGCCCGTCCGCTGCTTCAGCCATGAGAGAGTTTTCTTACCGCCTCTGATCAAGTCAATTCAGCTCATGACCATTCGGCCGCATTATGTGCATTCCGGGCAAGCGGTCCGCCTCGCCGGATCGCGCTAGTAGTTCGCTCCCGAGCCGCATCAGGTTGTATTGTAGCCAAAGCCATTGCTGCAGATCGCTCTTGCTATGCCGAAACAACGACTCGGCACGCGGGCGATATGGAGTCCGTAGAAATGGCTGGCCATGTTCCGCTCCTTGCCGCTGCGGGACTGAGATCGGCCGTTCTTGCCGACCCCAAACTACTGTGCCTAGCCCTGCATGGTAGCGGTTGATTGATACTGATTAATGCAATGAATTGCGCATGGACGCCCAAATTCGGCGCCCGAGACGCTTTTTAGATGAATTTCACCAGCCGATTTCCGGCTTCTGCTGCTGGTGAAGCCAATTACTTTGTCATCGCGATGTAATAATCCATAAAGACGTGCCAACGAGCGGAGATTTGAACTATGTTTCTACCCAACTCTCACGCCGATCATCGCACTTTCCTCCATGCTTCAGACGCCGACATGCTGAGCGTCGAAGCCGCTCGCGAGGTCGAGCGGTTTCTCAGGCGTCGCGATGGACACAAGGAAACTCCACTGGTTTCTTTGGCGGGCCTTGCTCGTGACATCGGAGTTGGTTCGATCCATCTCAAGGATGAAGGTCATCGTCTCGGCCTTGGAAGTTTCAAAGCGCTAGGCGGTTCTTATGCTGTGATCCGCCTGGTGCTTGAGGAAGCAGCTCGTCAGCTCGGTCGCAATGTTGAGCTGTCCGAATTGCATGGACCTGACGTTCAGGCCGTCGCGCGAAGCATGACGGTCTGCTGTGCCACGGACGGCAACCACGGCAGATCAGTTGCTTACGGCGCCCAGCTAGTTACGGCGAAGTGCGCCATTTTTGTTCATTCAGGCGTGAGCAACGAGCGCGTCGCCGCTATTGCTCGCTTTGGCGCGCAGATGATCCGCGTCGAGGGCAACTATGACGACTCGGTAGCTGAGGCAGCCAGAGTAGCGGCGAAAAACAGATGGATTACGGTGTCTGACACGTCCTGGCCCGGTTACGAGCGCATCCCGGGGCTCGTGATGCAGGGATACACTGCTCTATTGAGTGAGGCTCTGCGCCAATTGCGTGAACCTCCTACTCATGTCTTCATTCAGGCTGGCGTGGGTGGGCTTGCCGGTGCGATTGCCGGACATTTTTCCGTCCTGTTCGGCAACGATCGGCCGTTCTTCACCGTTGTCGACCCCTCACGGGCGGCGTGCCTCCTCGAAAGCGCGCAGGCGGGGCATCCTGTCAAAGTGGATTCCGGGCAATCCACCGTGATGGCAATGCTCGAATGCTACGAACCCTCCCTCATCGCGTGGCGTATCCTTTCGCGCACAGCGGACGCTTTCATGACGGTCGACGATGAAGACGCAATCAGCGTCATGAAGCGGTTGGCAAATCCGAACGATGGCGATCCGGCTGTTGTTGCTGGCGAAAGCGGTGGTGTTGGCCTTGCAGCGTTACTGAAGGCTGCCTCCAATCCGATCCTGCGCGCCAAGATTGGTCTTGGACCGAATGCACGAGTTTTTCTGATCAACACCGAGGGTGCGACCGATCCCAGCCTTTATGAAGAGTTGGTTGGCACAGCGCCTGCGCAAGTGACTGCGAAGCACGATAGAGCTGACGACAACAGGTCGATGGATGAAGCTCGCTCGTGAGCTTTTAACGAACCGAGATAAATGATGACCGATTCTAGACCGCGGCAACGATCGCCGCGTTATCGCTCCATATTGTCCCGAGCTCTCCTCCCCTTGCACCCTGCTTATTCCACTTTGGGTGTCTGCGCAGCGATGGATTCGAGAATAGAGGTCGAAGTTGTGTGCCAGCTTGGCTGGTACCCATGGTCAGTCTTTCCTTTTCCGCGAGTTCAAGCAACGGCGTGCGTCAGCCCTTTCTTTCTGGAGGAGCTTGCGGTGAGCCGCCGAAATAAAGCGCCTTAAATGCCGTCGCGGTTGCGCAAGGCGATTGTTGCGCTGGAAGAGACACCATGGTCCGCTCTCAAGGCCGACTGCATGAACCGAAAAGCGTAGCGCGACCGTCGAATTCTGTTCAGCTAACGGGATCGAGAGGGTCTACTCTTTACGAGTTGGCGAGCCCCCTCGCAAAGGGCCGGGCATATGAGCGCAACACGATCCGTCCGGCCCACTTAACTCGCTACGTTCGCGCCTCGAGGCACGGACACTTTGGTTGGGGGCGGCCTCATCCAGACGAAGCGTACTCGCTTCAGTCACAATCTCAGTCACTTGGCCGCCTCTCCTTCCACCTACTCAGCAGCCTCAGCGCGCACGGATTGGTTCGCCTCGAGTTCGCGGACCAGCGGGATCACATGCTTACCGAAATCTTCGACCTCTTCCTGGAAATGGAGGAAGCCGAGCAGGATCAGATCGGCACCAGCCTGTTTGAGCTCGATGATGCGTTCGGCGACCTGTTGCGGGGTCCCGATCAGATTCGAGCGGAAGCCATCGTTGTATTGAACGAGGTCCTGAAATGTGGATTTGGCCCAATTGCCCTCGCGCTCGGGGCTGGCACTGCCAGCATTCTGGACCTCATGATGGAAGCCGCGCACCGCATCCGGGATCGCTTTGTCAATGATCTCTTGTAAAACCTCCTTCGCCTCGCTTTCCGTCTGTCGGACGATACCGAAAGCATTAATTCCAATCTTGGTACGCCAGCTTTTGCCGAAAGCCTTTTCTTTCGTCCTGATGTCATCGACCTGGGTCTTTAGGCCATCTGGCGTATTACCATTGGTGAAGTACCAGTCGGACACGCGAGCAGCCATGTCACGAGCCGCCCGCGATGAACCGCCCTGAAAGATCTCCGGCAGCGGATCGAGCGGCTTTGGCTTGAGCGAATAGTCGTTGAACCGATAGTAGTCGCCCTTCAACGTGAACTTTTCCTCGGTCCAAGTCCCGCGAAGCGCGTTGATGAATTCCTCCGAGCGGCGGTAACGCTCGTCATGATCCAGCCAAGGCTCGCCGATCGCGTGGAATTCGCCGCGAAACCACCCTGAGACGATGTTGACCGCAACGCGCGCATTGGTGAGTTGACTGATCGTCGCAATCTGCTTTGCGGCCAGCGCCGGGTTCCAAGGCCCAGGAAGAAGCGCAGCGATAACCTTGAGCCTCTCGGTTGCGGCAAGGAGCGCGTGGGAAAAGCTGACGGACTCGTGCTGATTGTCGGCGCCATAACCGGCGGTGAATCGGATCTGACTCAGAGCATAGTCGAAGCCGGCTTTCTCGGCGATCTGAGCAAGCTTGCGATTGTAATCGATGTCCCAGCTGGTTCGCTGTTCAATCGAAGAAATCACGAGGCCGCCCGATACGTTCGGCACCCAGTAAGCGAATCTGATCGGATTGTTGTTCACAGTCATCTTGTTTGTCCCTCAAGAGTTAGGCTTGCGCGGAGAAAAGCGACAATCTGAGACAGGCAACGCCGAGCCGTCGCGCTCGGCAAGACGGGGCTCACGTGCTATTCACGTCCGTCGTTTAAGCTATTGGTTCGGGAGCACTACAATCCTCGGACATAATCCGAGCGCGCGCATTACAATGGCGTCAACACGAGGACGCCCAAACGCAGCGGCAAGCTGCGGACTTCGTCAAATCACTCGCTTGGTCGACAATGCTGTTGCGCATCAAGAGCGTCCCTGGCCGGCATCATTGCCTGACTATCCTCGCAAAGAACTTGCGCCCGCGCGAGTCGAAGACGAACTATTTTTCCGACCGTTGAGATAATCCAATTTTGTAATTCTCCATTCGACGCGACGTTTATTGCGAAGAGAAGCTCAGATTGGATGAAAGGCGACAATCTTGTCTCTATGCTCGCGATCAGCTTTTGTCGGAAGGGATAGCTCGCGTCTCTCACCAGATCGAGGTTCGTCTATCTAGTCGCCCTTACGCTTCATCCAGATTGTGCCGGCCCTCGAGGCTCGGCATCGCCAGCACGACATCGATAAGGATCAGGCTTGCTAATTCCTGATCAAGCGCCACTTATGTCAAAAATGCCTGGGCTCGAACATGCAAAGGATGGCCTCACCGAGGCGCGCAGTTGGCACGCGTTTTGATAGAGAGACCTCATCCGGAATAGACCACTGGAGTCCAGGTGTTATCGAAGGTCATTGCGTATCTGCGACCTCCACGTACGAGGCTCGCTAACTGCCCGGCGAATACCGGAACACGATTCAGGCGCAGCTGTTCCTACCAAGCGTCGGCCCGCGATATCCTCTCATCGCAAACTCGAAAACGTCCGTGTCTCTCGCTACGAGCGATTGGGGCGGCCGACGCTCTATCGATACGAGAGGCCAGCCTACTTTCGGAAGTGCGTTCTCAAGTTGACGCTCCTAGACCCACGAAGCACCTAAGCTCGCCAAGAAATTTCAGTTCAAGGGTTAAACCCGCTGACGAGCTTTTGTCTCGCCGGGTCGTTAGCGCAAGTCTGAGAAAAGACAAGAGCTCGAAACGGAAAACGAGATGAAGCGGACGAAACCTCCATTAGCGCACCCTTCTGCGCCGTTCAGAGGCACGTGTCGTGCGTTCTAGCATTGCAACTCTGGCGCCCAAATAGAGACCTGGAACAGAAGTCATGACAGCGGAGACTGACATCAAATCGGCGTCCTCGAAAATGCAGGCAACCACCGTCTGGACACTTGTGCTCGGCTTTGCCGCTGACCCATTGGCTCGATGGAGCTGGCCTGATTCAGACCAATATCTTACGATCATGCCTCAGTTCGTTAAGGCCTGTGGTGGACGAGCATTCGAGCATGGCACGGCATACGTGACGGGAGGAGTTCGAGCCGCGGCGCTCTGGCTGCCACCCGGCGTGGAGCAAGATGAGGAGGCACTCGACGCAATTATGGCTCGATCCCTGCGCCCGGAGATCACCGAAGCTATGGCACAGATACGGCTGGGAATGGCCGAACATCATCCACCCGAGCCACATTGGTATCTGCCGCTCATTGCCGCCGATCCGAACTGGGTCGGACACGGGCTTGGCAGATTGCTAATGGAACACGCTCTTAAACGATGTGATTCGGAGGGTACCACCGCCTATCTCGAAAGCTCAAATCCGGAGAACATTTCCTTTTACGAGCGCCACGGCTTCGAGGTCATTGGTGAGATACAGTATGGTGATTCGCCCTCGCTAACGCCAATGTTGCGGACAGCCCATTGAGTGGCATACGCACACATTTCCCGAATGAGGGCTGGCGGTAGCCTGAGCGTCCCGTCGAAGTCAGCTTCAATCGCCGTTTCCTTTGCTCGAAAAGGCTGCCCGTGGTGGATCCGTGCAGGTCGGCGAAGCGTTTGCTGAACCTCGGCGGCGACAGGCGCCTGTCGCGCCGTCAATCCTAGTGACTGGAGCTCGACGACTTCGGTTCCTCAAACGTCGCGTCAACGATTTGATAAAACGCCATCGGGCTGTTGGCGATCTCCCACACCGCCAAAATAATGTGATAGCCGGTGCGTTTTGGCAGGTCGCAGATATGAACGGTAGGCTCCTGGGGCATCAGTTTGGCATTCGGATCCCAAAACGGCTGGCCAGGATTCTGAATCGTGCAGAACGGCTTCACTTCGAACTGCGCGCGCGTAAGCGGAGAAGACGAATTCCAGTCGACCCGTGTAATGAAGTAGTTCCAACGCCGTGTCGGTCGAGCCGTAGCGTATTCCCACTTGAATTTTTGCTTCGCTCCTGAGTGTAGCCGAACTTTCTCCCAGCGCGTCGGTGTCTGCTCATCGAGCAAGGGTACATCGCCGCTCACGCTGCTGCCGGCGATGTGACCGTCCGTTGGTGGCGCCGCGTTCTGCACATCGGTCGCCGCAGTTTGGTCTAACATCTCTCCCCTCATCGCGGGAAAGAACTTGCCGCTTTCCATCGCGTTTGCCCTCCGCAAATCAACTGGGCAGTCTTTGTTACTATGTTCGACACACAGCACAACGCGTGAAGCCGGTTCGGTGAGACGTCCCTGTGCGTACGCCTCCGCAACAGCGAGCAGCGATACTGCGGCACTGAAGCGCGCACTGGGCCAGTGCCGGAATACATACCTCATGGTTCTCCTCACAATGTCCGATTGACTCTTGAAGAAGGGCCGCCAAATCGATTCAGACGTCCGTCACCAGGCAGGCGGACGCGGCAGGTTGCTAGGCAAGGCGGTCGCCGCCCGTGCTGCTTCTTCCACGCGCCCGCCGCGATTTCGAGAGCGCCTGGCGAGCCGAACCCAGCTATCTGGCCTCCGAACATTGTCCGATGACCACACGCGTGCTGGTTAGTTAGGTTGTACGACGGCGGCGGGCCGATGGTTCAAATGACCTCTCTTTCACATGGGAACGCTTAATCTGCTCTCCTTCACACCTCATCAGAGTTCAAGTCTCCTACGATGTCATAGCACTTGGGTGTCATGACGCGCGCCAGCATGCATCTGGCTCAACAAGAAGCCAGCGGTATCGAACTCCGCCAAGCCGACCGCCTTGCAGACGCGTAGATATGGAAGCCAATTGGTTGGAGACGACTGCGGTGCAGCGATGGAGACGGCATAGCTTCAATCGGCCGGACCAAGTTGATAATGCAGCATTTCTGGCATCGAGTTTGATCCGATTGAGAAAACTTCATTTGAATTCGTCGGACAGGCGTCCGCGATGTGCTTGCTTCTTTGCAATTGATGTGCCGTTCGAGAGAGCTGCTTTGCGCCTGCTCTAAGAGCGGCAACCGACATTTCATGCCGCGCCGAACGTATTTTTGTCGGGCTGGCGGCAATGTGTCGCCAAGCCAACATTGAGCAGGGAAACGCCGTAACGATTCACTCGCGGGGATGGCTCGGTTCCTGCATGGCGGCAGTGATCATGTAGTGAGCGCCCTCTGAACAAACAGTTTTCGGTAGCTGCGGCAATAAATCCGGAAGTCCCACGCGATGCGCAAGCCGTCTATTGCTGCTGTTGTAGTGCTCATCTCATCCCACGCTATTGCAAATGTCGATTTGATGATGGCGGCTAGACAGATTTTCAAGCCGTTCCTCCCTGCTGTCCCCGCGATTAAAGATAATCCTGTCACTGCCCAGAAAGTCGAGCTGGGCAAAATGTTGTTATATGCGTCAGGTCGATCGTCTCTACTGTCTAAATCGGGCGCTCGTGCTGCGTTTTCAGCGACCGCAAGCTCATTGCTTTGCTTCCTGGCTCATGGAAGTAGCAGCATTGGATCAAGATAAGGAATAGGCAGCATCCGCGATAGATTGCGAGCTGTACACGGAGGTCAGATGACTACGGTTATAAAGAATCTGCTTGCCCGAAAGCAGAAGCTCATCGAACAACTTGATTCTACCCAGGACGTTCGGCAGCGCGAAGAGATCGAGCAACAGCTTGAAAAGATAAGAACCGCCCTCGATTTTCTCGATCCGCCTAAGAAGGTGAGCGAGTGAACCGCAAGACCAAAGCCCAGCGGCCCGTGATTTGGATTTCCAGCGAGGGCTTCATTCTGATCGTGGCCGCGGCGCCTTGGCAGCCATCAATTCTCCCGATAGGCCATATGCTTGCCGACCCAGCTGACACGCGTGCAGCCAACGTCGGCTGCAGATGCCAGTACCAGGACTAACTTGCTGCGGCGACATCAAACTGAATGCAAGCGTTTGGCTGCGGCGGTTCCGCAGGGCACTAAGCTCCACACACCGGACATTACCCGTCCTGGTTCACCCAAGGCGAAGTCGTCGCGCCGATATACTAGGCGCGGCGCTTTGCTTGTTTGAAAAGCGCTATTGCGCGAGACGCTGTCCGCAGCTGCCCATATTGCTTCAGGATCGCGTTACTCGCCCTTGTCGATCCCTGGTCAACCCGGGAAGGGAGTGGAAGGCAAGGAGCGACGGGGCCGCTGCAAGTTGCTCGGCTCAACTCAATGGTCGGAGGGCGCCAATCATTCTGGCGCGATCGTCGCAAGTCCAGCTTCGATAACTGAGATTTCTTGGGTTACCTGCTCGGCAATTGGCCCTGGATCGATGCCGGTGACGCTTCTTAGTTGCCTCAGCAGCTCGCGCCGATGCGGAAGAAGGTCCTCTAGCGCCCCACGATCCCTCAGCCTGACATAGCCGTTGACGATCAACTCAACCGAAAGCGTCATCTATCTCTCAAACAAGCAGTTGCTTTAAATGGCCCATTTATCACATCACGACAGTAGCATGCAGCACTGCAACACTGCACGCCGAAAACCATAATCGGTAACGCTAATGGGCAAAGCTCGTTGTCGCCAGCATCAACCGCGGCCATCCTGATGAGCCGCCGAGGAGCCGATGTTTCGCGTAGCCGGCTCCTTCGCGGCAAGGGGCCGCCGCTTCGACGAGCGGCGGCCCCGCCGGGGCGAGCACCGTTCCAGAGCGGCGACCAGATGACAGAACCCGCGCCACTTTATCATTCGCGACTTCTCTGTCGATGGTGTTGGCATACGGCTCAACGCAAGGAAGCAACTTCACTCTCCCTCGAAAATCAACCGCAGGTCGGCTTTGGTGGCCGTTCTCGGCATCACGCGAGGTCCAAACGATTCGACCTGCAATCACCAGGCCGTAACGCGCGGCCTCCCCACGCTCCCTCCGTGCTTAAACCGAGGGAGGTCTTTCAGATTTAGACGGTTCTGCGGAACACGCCACTGTATTGATCCACGAGATTGTGGCTACCCCGACCTCTATCCAGCACGAAGCCGCAGTCAGCAGGGCCGCTAACCCAACTGGAAAAGCATCCTTCCTATCATGTCCAAGGAAGGCACGCGGAGTATGGAAAAGAAGGGGAAGGTCTTTTAAGCGACAGCGCTGATAGCAATCGTAGCCGCAATATTCTCTACGCGTGACAACATCTCGCAGGTAACCAGGACCTAACGACCGAGAACAGGCGGTACAGCTTTGCTCGCCGTGCGGGGTCCGGTGATTCACGAGAATGAACTTCATAGCATGGGCTCGTTAGTGTACTCCGTGCGGTCTTGAGAGTTTGGCGTTCAAGGTCCGAAGGCGCGCCAATTCTCGTTCCGGCCGCAATCACATGCGGCTTCGGCGATAGCGGTGGATATTTTCCGACTGTCTCGCAGACAAATGACTATGCCCGGTAACGCAGTCGTGGAGCATCCGAAACGAAGAATGCAAACGCCTTTGAGGTCTATGTGATACACGGCACGTGTTAGGCCGCTCGCGACCAGTGAAGCCACTTTTGATCGGCCTCCCGACGCGCCCTGGACCGATCGACGCATTTCTTGGAGCAAAGGGCCATTCGCCAGCAATAGTAGCGGATCAGACCGAACCGGCCACCGCAGACCGCACAGCCGTTTGCCGAACCATGCTCCGAATTCTGGAAGCCATTACGCATTCTCGCCTCCTGTAGGCGTATTGGTGGATACCTTCCCGCGTTATTTCTTCGGCGCAGCACTACGCGCAGCACGCGCGACTCTGGCACTAGTCAAGCTGCCGGGCCGTACGGAGGAGATCAGGTTCGACAGCGTATGATGTGGAAGCAACCGCTCCATTTGAGGGGCTCTACCGAGGTCACTGACTATAAAGGCAATCCAATTGTGATTACTGCAATCCGGAGGGGAGTTGGGCCGAAATCCTGCGGACGGAAAATGATTCCCAACGGATTTTAGCTTAAGATGGCCGATCGCAACCATTTTGCACTCCGCCACGGTTTCAGAGTCCAGCGCTTCTACACCGAGGACCAGCAGCTTGCGGCGAACATGGCTGTTTCCGGGGCGACGTCGTACGGTGCCGCGCGGCCATCATCCTTGCGGGATGCCCTACGGCTTGAATGTCATGGCCGGCCTCCTGCGCAAATGGTTTGGTCGAGTGGATTGCTGGCGACGCATAAGATCCAGGGGTGTCGCGCCTCAGTCGA
Encoded proteins:
- a CDS encoding diaminopropionate ammonia-lyase — protein: MFLPNSHADHRTFLHASDADMLSVEAAREVERFLRRRDGHKETPLVSLAGLARDIGVGSIHLKDEGHRLGLGSFKALGGSYAVIRLVLEEAARQLGRNVELSELHGPDVQAVARSMTVCCATDGNHGRSVAYGAQLVTAKCAIFVHSGVSNERVAAIARFGAQMIRVEGNYDDSVAEAARVAAKNRWITVSDTSWPGYERIPGLVMQGYTALLSEALRQLREPPTHVFIQAGVGGLAGAIAGHFSVLFGNDRPFFTVVDPSRAACLLESAQAGHPVKVDSGQSTVMAMLECYEPSLIAWRILSRTADAFMTVDDEDAISVMKRLANPNDGDPAVVAGESGGVGLAALLKAASNPILRAKIGLGPNARVFLINTEGATDPSLYEELVGTAPAQVTAKHDRADDNRSMDEARS
- the sfnG gene encoding dimethylsulfone monooxygenase SfnG, whose product is MTVNNNPIRFAYWVPNVSGGLVISSIEQRTSWDIDYNRKLAQIAEKAGFDYALSQIRFTAGYGADNQHESVSFSHALLAATERLKVIAALLPGPWNPALAAKQIATISQLTNARVAVNIVSGWFRGEFHAIGEPWLDHDERYRRSEEFINALRGTWTEEKFTLKGDYYRFNDYSLKPKPLDPLPEIFQGGSSRAARDMAARVSDWYFTNGNTPDGLKTQVDDIRTKEKAFGKSWRTKIGINAFGIVRQTESEAKEVLQEIIDKAIPDAVRGFHHEVQNAGSASPEREGNWAKSTFQDLVQYNDGFRSNLIGTPQQVAERIIELKQAGADLILLGFLHFQEEVEDFGKHVIPLVRELEANQSVRAEAAE
- a CDS encoding GNAT family N-acetyltransferase encodes the protein MTAETDIKSASSKMQATTVWTLVLGFAADPLARWSWPDSDQYLTIMPQFVKACGGRAFEHGTAYVTGGVRAAALWLPPGVEQDEEALDAIMARSLRPEITEAMAQIRLGMAEHHPPEPHWYLPLIAADPNWVGHGLGRLLMEHALKRCDSEGTTAYLESSNPENISFYERHGFEVIGEIQYGDSPSLTPMLRTAH
- a CDS encoding lytic polysaccharide monooxygenase is translated as MRYVFRHWPSARFSAAVSLLAVAEAYAQGRLTEPASRVVLCVEHSNKDCPVDLRRANAMESGKFFPAMRGEMLDQTAATDVQNAAPPTDGHIAGSSVSGDVPLLDEQTPTRWEKVRLHSGAKQKFKWEYATARPTRRWNYFITRVDWNSSSPLTRAQFEVKPFCTIQNPGQPFWDPNAKLMPQEPTVHICDLPKRTGYHIILAVWEIANSPMAFYQIVDATFEEPKSSSSSH